A region from the Variovorax sp. RKNM96 genome encodes:
- a CDS encoding 4-hydroxythreonine-4-phosphate dehydrogenase PdxA, translating into MKNPSVISAKPRIVVLLGDPSGVGPEMAVKLLARQRNLDAARVLLIADPAVLAEGERVAGVKLAPLQVNSLDELRFEDGRLSLYLRDWMEGEAPVLGESNERSGRASFEALEYATVVVRRGQADAIVFAPLNKHSLRLGGLTHEDELRYMQECFAVAGFVCEFNLTGSLWTSRVTSHIPLKDVASHITVQGVGDAVKIIAQALRRAGVAQPRIAVTGLNPHAGDGGSIGMEEIEIIAPAIEQLRAEGYDARGPFSPDTVFIGARRGDVDAVVSMYHDQGQIAMKLMGFEQGVTLHGGLPVPVATSASGSAFDIAGKGIAQIEGLQQAFDLCVRMASGGAPLKAPAETATA; encoded by the coding sequence ATGAAAAACCCGAGCGTGATCTCCGCCAAGCCCCGCATCGTCGTGCTGCTGGGCGACCCCAGCGGCGTCGGCCCCGAGATGGCCGTGAAGCTGCTCGCGCGCCAGCGCAACCTGGACGCCGCGCGCGTGCTGCTGATCGCCGACCCGGCCGTGCTGGCCGAAGGCGAGCGCGTGGCCGGCGTGAAGCTGGCCCCGCTGCAGGTCAACAGCCTGGACGAACTGCGTTTCGAGGACGGCCGTCTCAGCCTGTACCTGCGCGACTGGATGGAGGGCGAGGCGCCGGTGCTCGGCGAGTCGAACGAGCGCTCGGGCCGGGCCTCGTTCGAGGCGCTCGAGTACGCGACCGTGGTGGTGCGGCGGGGCCAGGCCGATGCAATCGTCTTCGCGCCGCTCAACAAGCATTCGCTGCGCCTGGGCGGCCTCACCCACGAGGACGAGCTGCGCTACATGCAGGAGTGCTTCGCGGTGGCTGGGTTCGTCTGCGAGTTCAACCTCACCGGTTCGCTCTGGACCTCGCGCGTGACCTCGCACATTCCGCTGAAGGACGTGGCGAGCCACATCACGGTGCAAGGCGTCGGCGATGCGGTGAAGATCATCGCGCAGGCGCTGCGCCGCGCGGGCGTAGCGCAGCCGCGCATCGCGGTGACGGGGCTCAACCCGCACGCGGGCGACGGCGGCTCCATCGGCATGGAAGAGATCGAGATCATCGCGCCGGCCATCGAACAGCTGCGCGCCGAAGGCTACGACGCACGCGGCCCGTTCTCGCCCGACACGGTGTTCATCGGCGCGCGCCGCGGCGACGTGGATGCGGTGGTGTCGATGTACCACGACCAGGGCCAGATCGCGATGAAGCTCATGGGCTTCGAGCAGGGCGTGACGCTGCATGGCGGGCTGCCCGTGCCGGTGGCCACGTCGGCCAGCGGCAGCGCCTTCGACATTGCCGGCAAGGGCATCGCGCAGATCGAAGGGCTGCAACAGGCCTTCGACCTGTGCGTGCGGATGGCGAGCGGCGGTGCGCCCTTGAAGGCGCCCGCCGAGACCGCTACGGCCTGA
- the dalD gene encoding D-arabinitol 4-dehydrogenase → MLHLGLGSFHRAHQAVYLQRLIEAGDARWSLSGANIRPDMAEVVAALRAQGGRYTLETVSPAGEYRYEQIEAIREVLPYEPSLAAVIARGAAPSTRIVSFTVTEAGYYLDAKDNRLDLSFADLAADIERARRGEAGETIYGAVCAILRARKAAGAGPVTLLNCDNLRHNGDRFHGGLLEFIERAGDADLLAWTVANTRCPNAMVDRITPRPPPELRARVLAATGRDDAAPITGESFIQWVIEDNFIGGRPDWGRVGVELVESVQPYEEAKIRILNATHSCIAWAGTLIGLEFIHEGTHDAAIRKMAHDYVTDDVIPCLSPSPIDLAAYRDVVLDRFGNPAIRDTNQRVAADGFSKIPGFIAPTVRERLAAGQGIDSVAMLPALFLAFLQRWHRGALPYAYQDQGMDEAVAHAICDAADPVAALCADTALWGNLAGDARLVEAVRKACARVVRFVEGDVK, encoded by the coding sequence GTGCTTCACCTGGGCCTGGGCTCGTTCCACCGTGCCCACCAGGCCGTCTACCTGCAGCGGCTCATCGAGGCGGGCGACGCCCGCTGGTCGCTGTCGGGCGCCAACATCCGGCCCGACATGGCCGAAGTCGTCGCAGCGCTGCGGGCGCAGGGCGGGCGCTACACGCTCGAGACCGTGTCGCCCGCGGGCGAGTACCGCTATGAGCAGATCGAGGCGATCCGCGAGGTGCTGCCCTACGAGCCCTCGCTGGCCGCGGTGATCGCGCGCGGCGCGGCGCCGTCCACGCGCATCGTCTCCTTCACCGTGACCGAGGCGGGCTACTACCTCGACGCGAAGGACAACAGGCTCGACCTGTCGTTCGCCGACTTGGCTGCGGACATCGAACGCGCGCGGCGCGGCGAGGCGGGGGAGACCATCTACGGCGCGGTGTGCGCCATCCTGCGTGCGCGCAAGGCGGCGGGCGCCGGTCCGGTCACGCTCCTGAACTGCGACAATCTGCGCCACAACGGCGACCGCTTCCACGGCGGGCTGCTGGAGTTCATCGAGCGCGCGGGCGATGCCGACCTGCTGGCCTGGACCGTCGCCAACACCCGGTGCCCGAACGCGATGGTCGACCGCATCACGCCGCGGCCACCACCCGAGTTGCGCGCGCGTGTGCTGGCCGCCACCGGCCGCGACGACGCCGCGCCGATCACGGGCGAGAGCTTCATCCAGTGGGTCATCGAAGACAACTTCATCGGCGGCCGGCCCGACTGGGGCCGCGTGGGCGTGGAGCTGGTCGAATCGGTGCAGCCGTATGAAGAGGCCAAGATCCGCATCCTCAACGCGACCCACAGCTGCATCGCCTGGGCCGGCACGCTGATTGGCCTCGAGTTCATCCACGAAGGCACGCACGACGCGGCCATCCGCAAGATGGCGCACGACTACGTGACCGACGACGTGATCCCATGCCTGAGCCCCAGCCCCATCGACCTTGCGGCCTACCGCGACGTGGTGCTCGACCGCTTCGGCAATCCCGCGATCCGCGACACCAACCAGCGCGTGGCGGCGGACGGCTTCTCGAAGATCCCGGGCTTCATTGCGCCGACCGTGCGCGAACGCCTGGCCGCGGGGCAGGGCATCGACAGTGTGGCGATGCTGCCGGCGCTGTTCCTCGCCTTCCTGCAGCGCTGGCACCGCGGGGCGCTGCCCTACGCCTACCAGGACCAGGGCATGGACGAGGCGGTGGCGCACGCGATCTGCGATGCGGCCGATCCGGTTGCGGCGCTGTGCGCCGACACGGCCCTGTGGGGCAACCTCGCGGGCGATGCGCGGCTGGTCGAAGCGGTTCGCAAGGCCTGCGCGCGTGTCGTGCGCTTCGTCGAAGGCGACGTGAAATGA
- a CDS encoding LysR family transcriptional regulator, which produces MTDATQGLTDASLMLHVRPRQLLLLARLDAHRHLGRAAEAMNISQPAATKLLQQLEDSLGEKLFERLARGMEPTPYGEILIRYARRVLSDFGTAREEMLALRSGLSGALRVGSVPGAVPELLAPALVEYHRRHPQVAVSVVVETSDVMQAQLEQGDVDLVLGRLTDGHDEARYASVPLLGESQVVVVRAAHPVFERTATVTLAEMASWSWVLQPPGSPQRGRFEAAMREAGIQARLDIIETASPIAITALLENSDMAAVMPASQANHYARLGVLRTVPVELPVRVPPICLITREDRALSPAAAQFRRQLLGGGT; this is translated from the coding sequence ATGACCGATGCGACCCAGGGCCTGACCGATGCCTCGCTGATGCTCCATGTGCGGCCTCGCCAGCTGCTGCTGCTGGCCCGGCTCGACGCCCACCGCCACCTCGGCCGCGCGGCCGAAGCCATGAACATCAGCCAGCCCGCCGCCACCAAGCTGCTGCAGCAACTGGAAGACTCGCTGGGCGAAAAGCTCTTCGAGCGCCTTGCGCGCGGCATGGAGCCCACGCCCTACGGCGAGATCCTGATCCGCTACGCCCGCCGCGTGCTCAGCGACTTCGGCACCGCCCGCGAGGAAATGCTCGCGCTGCGCTCGGGCCTGAGCGGCGCGCTGCGCGTGGGCAGCGTGCCGGGCGCGGTGCCAGAGCTGCTAGCGCCGGCGCTGGTGGAATATCACCGCCGCCATCCGCAGGTGGCCGTATCGGTGGTGGTCGAGACGAGCGACGTGATGCAGGCGCAACTGGAGCAGGGCGATGTCGACCTCGTGCTGGGCCGGCTCACTGACGGCCACGACGAGGCCAGGTACGCGAGCGTGCCGCTGCTGGGCGAATCGCAGGTGGTGGTGGTGCGCGCCGCCCACCCGGTGTTCGAGCGCACCGCCACGGTCACGCTGGCCGAGATGGCGAGCTGGTCGTGGGTGCTGCAGCCGCCGGGCTCGCCGCAGCGCGGGCGCTTCGAGGCGGCGATGCGGGAGGCGGGCATCCAGGCGCGGCTGGACATCATCGAAACGGCATCGCCCATCGCCATCACAGCGCTGCTGGAGAACTCCGACATGGCCGCCGTGATGCCGGCTTCGCAGGCCAATCACTACGCCCGGCTGGGCGTATTGCGCACCGTGCCGGTGGAACTGCCGGTGCGGGTGCCGCCCATCTGCCTCATCACCCGGGAAGACCGGGCGCTCTCGCCGGCGGCCGCGCAGTTCCGGCGCCAGCTGCTGGGCGGCGGTACCTGA
- a CDS encoding tripartite tricarboxylate transporter substrate binding protein, which translates to MSLSFLARAASLAALALAATAAGAQATYPDKPLRIMVGASPGGGTDILARVLADKFSPVLKQPVTVENRPGASNTIAGELTARAPADGATLLLATNTAQAVAPHILKLKYDPLKDLTPIGLVAVMPNVLVVSANSPYRSVKELVAAMAAKPGGFKYASSGIGSTQHVGGEAFNLATGMKSIHVPYKGSSQAHIDIISGEVDMMFDSTSSAMGQIKAGKFRALAVSAPQRSPELPDVPTLAEQGIKGADVSTWYGLYVTAGTPRPAVDKLNAELVRTLKLADVQARIKALGGEPGTLTGEPFAAMNRQEFDHYGQLVRDANIKAE; encoded by the coding sequence ATGAGCCTTTCTTTCCTCGCCCGCGCGGCGAGCCTTGCCGCATTGGCGCTGGCCGCAACGGCGGCCGGTGCGCAAGCGACCTACCCCGACAAGCCCCTTCGCATCATGGTCGGCGCCTCGCCCGGCGGCGGCACCGACATCCTCGCGCGCGTGCTGGCCGACAAGTTCTCGCCGGTGCTCAAGCAACCCGTGACGGTGGAGAACCGCCCCGGCGCCTCCAACACCATCGCCGGTGAACTCACCGCGCGCGCGCCGGCCGACGGCGCGACGCTGCTGCTGGCCACCAACACCGCGCAGGCGGTGGCGCCGCACATCCTCAAGCTCAAGTACGACCCGCTGAAGGACCTGACGCCCATCGGCCTCGTGGCCGTGATGCCCAACGTGCTGGTGGTGTCGGCCAACTCGCCCTACAGGTCGGTGAAGGAGCTCGTGGCCGCCATGGCCGCGAAGCCCGGCGGCTTCAAGTACGCGTCGTCGGGCATCGGCAGCACGCAGCATGTGGGCGGCGAGGCCTTCAACCTGGCCACGGGCATGAAGTCGATCCACGTGCCCTACAAGGGCAGCTCGCAGGCGCACATCGACATCATCTCGGGCGAGGTCGACATGATGTTCGACAGCACCTCCTCGGCCATGGGCCAGATCAAGGCCGGCAAGTTCCGCGCGCTGGCGGTGAGCGCGCCGCAGCGCTCGCCCGAGCTGCCCGACGTGCCCACGCTCGCCGAGCAGGGCATCAAGGGCGCCGACGTGTCCACCTGGTACGGCCTCTACGTGACGGCCGGAACGCCCCGCCCCGCGGTCGACAAGCTGAACGCCGAACTCGTGCGCACGCTCAAGCTGGCCGACGTGCAGGCGCGCATCAAAGCCCTGGGCGGCGAGCCCGGTACGCTGACCGGCGAACCCTTCGCGGCGATGAACAGGCAGGAGTTCGACCACTACGGCCAGCTCGTGCGCGACGCCAACATCAAGGCCGAATGA
- a CDS encoding carbohydrate ABC transporter permease: MQPSNFLPQLLRTVGAWAVALLLFFPLGWLFLTAFKTELQAIHVPPLFIFEPTLDNFGEVQRRSDYLLYARNSLITSLGSTILGLLIAAPAAYSMAFFRTKKTRDILMWMLSTKMMPAVGALVPIYVLAQTAGMLDSLTALTIVFTLSNLPIMVWMLYSAYKDIPNEILEAARMDGASLWTEFRHVVMPLSVGGLASTGLLCLVLSWNEAFWALNLTSAKAGTLATLIASYSSPEGLFWAKLSAASLMAIAPIVVFGWFSQKQLVQGLTFGAVK, translated from the coding sequence ATGCAACCCAGCAACTTCCTTCCCCAACTGCTGCGCACCGTCGGTGCGTGGGCCGTGGCGCTGCTTCTGTTCTTTCCGCTCGGCTGGCTGTTTCTCACGGCCTTCAAGACGGAACTGCAGGCGATCCATGTGCCTCCGCTGTTCATCTTCGAGCCCACGCTCGACAACTTCGGCGAAGTGCAGCGCCGCAGCGACTACCTGCTGTATGCGCGCAACTCGCTCATCACCAGCCTGGGCTCGACGATCCTGGGCTTGCTGATCGCGGCACCCGCTGCCTACTCGATGGCGTTCTTCCGCACGAAGAAGACGCGCGACATCCTGATGTGGATGCTCTCCACCAAGATGATGCCGGCCGTGGGTGCGCTGGTGCCGATCTACGTGCTCGCGCAGACAGCGGGCATGCTGGATTCGCTCACCGCGCTCACCATTGTGTTCACGCTGTCGAACCTGCCGATCATGGTGTGGATGCTCTACAGCGCCTACAAGGACATTCCGAACGAGATCCTGGAAGCCGCACGCATGGACGGCGCGAGCCTGTGGACCGAGTTCCGCCATGTCGTGATGCCGCTGTCGGTCGGCGGGCTCGCATCGACCGGGCTCCTGTGCCTGGTGCTGAGCTGGAACGAGGCCTTCTGGGCATTGAACCTCACCTCCGCCAAGGCCGGCACGCTCGCGACGCTGATCGCGTCGTACTCCAGCCCCGAGGGCCTGTTCTGGGCCAAGTTGTCGGCCGCGTCGCTGATGGCCATCGCGCCCATCGTCGTGTTCGGCTGGTTCAGCCAGAAGCAATTGGTGCAAGGCCTGACCTTCGGCGCCGTCAAGTAA
- a CDS encoding L-iditol 2-dehydrogenase, whose amino-acid sequence MSGRLQDRHVLLTGAGGGIGLAVAEACIAEGARCSVIDRATGAPDAVRAVQQRHPDRLIYIAADVTNAQDIQRLLAEALAAFGPVHTLFNNAAVFDLAPLLESDEASFDKLFAVNVKGMFFVMQAVLRHMVEAGTQGASVINMASQAGRRGEGLVSHYCATKAAVISYTQSAALAMAPHGIRVNGIAPGVVDTPMWDHVDSLFAKAEGLPPGEKKRRVGLEVPLGRMGVPGDIAGAAVFLASDEARYITAQTLNVDGGNVMS is encoded by the coding sequence ATGAGCGGTCGACTGCAAGACCGCCATGTGCTGCTGACCGGTGCGGGCGGCGGCATCGGTCTTGCGGTGGCCGAGGCGTGCATCGCCGAAGGTGCGCGCTGCAGCGTGATCGATCGTGCGACCGGCGCGCCGGATGCGGTGCGTGCGGTGCAGCAGCGCCATCCCGACCGCCTCATCTACATCGCGGCCGACGTGACGAACGCGCAGGACATTCAACGTTTGCTGGCCGAGGCGCTTGCCGCCTTCGGCCCTGTCCACACGCTCTTCAACAATGCGGCCGTGTTCGACCTCGCGCCGCTGCTCGAAAGCGACGAGGCCTCGTTCGACAAGCTCTTCGCCGTCAACGTGAAGGGCATGTTCTTCGTGATGCAGGCGGTGCTGCGGCACATGGTCGAGGCGGGCACGCAGGGCGCGTCGGTCATCAACATGGCCTCGCAGGCGGGGCGCCGCGGCGAGGGGCTGGTGTCGCACTACTGCGCGACCAAGGCGGCCGTCATCAGCTACACCCAGAGCGCCGCGCTCGCCATGGCGCCGCACGGCATCCGCGTCAACGGCATTGCGCCGGGCGTGGTCGATACGCCGATGTGGGACCATGTCGACAGCCTGTTCGCCAAGGCCGAAGGGCTGCCGCCCGGCGAGAAGAAGCGGCGCGTGGGGCTCGAAGTGCCGCTGGGCCGCATGGGTGTGCCCGGCGACATCGCGGGAGCCGCCGTTTTTCTGGCCAGCGACGAGGCGCGCTACATCACGGCGCAGACGTTGAACGTCGATGGCGGCAACGTCATGAGCTGA
- a CDS encoding sugar ABC transporter substrate-binding protein encodes MKRFLKAGLVLALLGTGLVSQAATELVIATVNNGHMIEMQKLTPFFEKANPDIKLKWVTLEEGTLRQRVTTDIATKGGQFDVMTIGLYEAPIWSKKGWLQPIATDAAYDADDLLPAIRAGLSYEGKLYAAPFYGESSMLMYRKDLADKVGFKMPEQPTWVQVKELAGKIHDPKAGVYGMCLRGKPGWGDNMAFLTTLVNTNGGQWFDMQWKPQIDTKPWKDAITFYVDLMKAYGPPGASANSFNENLALFNEGKCGMWVDATIAASFISDPKQSKVADKVAFAQAPVAVTPKGANWLWTWNLAIPSSSTKGAAAQTFVKWATSKEYVNLVAKEAGWGAVPTGTRKSTYANPEFQKVAKFAAAEKKAIDSANLSDSTLPKSPYVGVQYAAIPEFQAIGTGVGQQMSAALSGKVTVDQALKTSQTLAEREIKKSGQYK; translated from the coding sequence ATGAAGCGTTTTCTGAAAGCGGGCCTCGTCCTCGCACTCCTCGGCACGGGGCTCGTGTCCCAGGCCGCCACCGAACTCGTGATCGCGACCGTGAACAACGGCCACATGATCGAGATGCAGAAGCTCACCCCCTTCTTCGAGAAAGCCAACCCCGACATCAAGCTCAAGTGGGTCACGCTGGAAGAAGGCACGCTGCGCCAGCGCGTGACCACCGACATCGCCACCAAGGGCGGCCAGTTCGACGTGATGACCATCGGCCTGTACGAAGCGCCGATCTGGTCGAAGAAGGGCTGGCTGCAGCCCATCGCCACCGACGCTGCCTATGACGCCGACGACCTGCTGCCCGCCATCCGCGCGGGCCTGTCGTACGAAGGCAAGCTCTACGCCGCACCCTTCTACGGCGAGAGCTCGATGCTCATGTACCGCAAGGACCTGGCCGACAAGGTCGGCTTCAAGATGCCCGAGCAGCCCACCTGGGTGCAGGTGAAGGAGCTGGCCGGCAAGATCCACGACCCGAAGGCCGGCGTGTACGGCATGTGCCTGCGCGGCAAGCCGGGCTGGGGCGACAACATGGCCTTCCTCACGACGCTGGTCAACACCAACGGCGGCCAGTGGTTCGACATGCAGTGGAAGCCGCAGATCGACACCAAGCCCTGGAAGGACGCGATCACCTTCTACGTCGACCTGATGAAGGCCTACGGCCCACCGGGCGCCTCGGCCAACAGCTTCAACGAGAACCTGGCGCTGTTCAACGAAGGCAAGTGCGGCATGTGGGTGGACGCGACCATCGCGGCCTCGTTCATCAGCGATCCGAAGCAGTCGAAGGTGGCCGACAAGGTCGCGTTCGCACAGGCCCCCGTGGCCGTGACGCCCAAGGGCGCCAACTGGCTGTGGACCTGGAACCTGGCGATTCCCTCCAGCTCGACCAAGGGCGCCGCCGCGCAGACCTTCGTGAAGTGGGCGACCTCCAAGGAGTACGTCAACCTCGTCGCCAAGGAAGCCGGATGGGGCGCGGTGCCCACCGGCACGCGCAAGTCGACCTATGCAAACCCCGAGTTCCAGAAGGTGGCCAAGTTCGCCGCCGCCGAGAAGAAGGCCATCGACAGCGCGAACCTGAGCGACAGCACGCTGCCCAAGTCGCCTTACGTCGGCGTGCAGTACGCGGCCATTCCCGAGTTCCAGGCCATCGGCACCGGCGTGGGCCAGCAGATGAGCGCGGCGCTGTCGGGCAAGGTCACGGTCGACCAGGCGCTGAAGACCTCGCAGACGCTGGCCGAGCGCGAGATCAAGAAGTCGGGCCAGTACAAGTAA
- a CDS encoding transaldolase family protein translates to MNEDFHLYLDSADLSELRTCLPHPVVHGVTTNPTLLKRAGVGRGEVPGLLKRCLDLGARQVQAQVYSSDVDGMLEDARALLSHFDRGQLVVKIPATRQGFDAGARLIAEGVPVTWTAVYAPEQAHFAAQLGGAYAAPYLGRLEDAGVDGLGLIAQMQSLVAQRPSSGTRLLVASIRSREAYLSLLALGVGAVTIPPRLFAELLDHPATLAAERGFLADANDLT, encoded by the coding sequence ATGAACGAAGATTTCCATCTCTACCTCGACAGCGCCGACCTCTCCGAACTGCGGACCTGCCTGCCGCATCCGGTGGTCCACGGCGTGACGACCAATCCGACGCTGCTCAAGCGCGCGGGTGTCGGCCGTGGCGAGGTGCCCGGCCTGCTCAAGCGCTGCCTCGACCTGGGCGCACGGCAGGTGCAGGCGCAGGTGTATTCGAGCGACGTCGACGGCATGCTCGAAGACGCGCGGGCATTGCTCTCGCACTTCGACCGCGGCCAACTGGTCGTCAAGATTCCCGCCACGCGCCAGGGCTTCGATGCCGGCGCGCGGCTCATTGCCGAGGGCGTTCCTGTGACCTGGACCGCCGTGTACGCGCCCGAGCAGGCGCACTTCGCGGCGCAGCTGGGCGGGGCCTACGCGGCGCCGTATCTTGGGCGACTCGAAGACGCCGGTGTCGACGGATTGGGGCTGATCGCGCAGATGCAGTCGCTGGTTGCGCAGCGGCCGTCGTCGGGCACGCGTCTGCTGGTGGCGAGCATCCGGTCGCGCGAAGCGTATCTTTCATTGCTCGCCCTGGGCGTGGGCGCCGTCACCATTCCACCGCGCCTCTTTGCCGAACTGCTGGACCATCCCGCCACGCTGGCCGCCGAGCGCGGCTTCCTGGCCGATGCCAACGACCTGACTTGA
- a CDS encoding sugar ABC transporter permease — protein sequence MKRLLPRALMAPAVLTLFLWMIVPLLMTLYFSFVNYNLMQPGERTFAGIENFRYFVTDPDFWPATWNTLLLIGSVIVITVVFGVLLALLVNEPFPGRGIVRVLLISPFFVMPAVNALLWKHMMMNPIYGILADVWRFFGAQPVDWLTDVPLLSVIIMVAWQWLPFACLIFITSLQSLDREQMEAARMDGASSFQRFFYLTIPHLGRPMAVVIMIEMIFLLSVFAEIAITTNGGPGNESTNMTYLIFKQSLMNFDVGVASAGALFAVVLANIVAVFLIRIIGKNLD from the coding sequence ATGAAAAGACTCCTGCCCCGGGCCCTCATGGCGCCCGCCGTGCTCACGCTCTTCCTCTGGATGATCGTGCCGCTGTTGATGACGTTGTACTTCTCCTTCGTGAACTACAACCTCATGCAGCCCGGCGAACGCACGTTCGCGGGCATCGAGAACTTTCGCTACTTCGTCACCGATCCGGACTTCTGGCCCGCCACCTGGAACACGCTGCTGCTCATCGGCAGCGTCATCGTCATCACGGTGGTGTTCGGCGTGCTGCTCGCGCTGCTGGTGAACGAGCCCTTCCCGGGCCGCGGCATCGTGCGGGTGCTGCTGATCTCTCCGTTCTTCGTCATGCCGGCAGTCAACGCGCTGCTGTGGAAGCACATGATGATGAACCCCATCTACGGCATCCTGGCGGACGTGTGGCGCTTCTTCGGCGCGCAGCCGGTCGACTGGCTCACCGACGTGCCGCTGCTCTCGGTGATCATCATGGTGGCCTGGCAGTGGCTGCCCTTCGCCTGCCTCATCTTCATCACCTCGCTGCAGTCGCTCGACCGCGAGCAGATGGAAGCCGCGCGCATGGACGGGGCGAGTTCGTTCCAGCGCTTCTTCTATCTCACCATTCCGCACCTGGGCCGTCCGATGGCCGTGGTGATCATGATCGAGATGATCTTTCTGCTCAGCGTGTTCGCCGAGATCGCCATCACCACCAATGGCGGCCCGGGCAACGAGAGCACGAACATGACCTACCTGATCTTCAAGCAGTCGCTGATGAATTTCGACGTGGGCGTGGCCTCCGCCGGTGCGCTGTTCGCGGTGGTGCTGGCGAACATCGTGGCCGTGTTCCTCATTCGCATCATCGGCAAGAACCTCGACTGA
- the ugpC gene encoding sn-glycerol-3-phosphate ABC transporter ATP-binding protein UgpC, which translates to MAYLELKNIKKSFGDVNIIKGVDLEIRKGEFIVFVGPSGCGKSTLLRLIAGLEPITSGNLLLDGKDITWTPSGKRDLAMVFQSYALYPHMSVYDNMSFALKLAGVAKDEIKTKVEYAAKTLNLTQYLDRTPKDLSGGQRQRVAIGRAIVRAPKVFLFDEPLSNLDAALRGNTRVEIHKLHRALGATTIYVTHDQVEAMTLADRVVVLKDGLIEQVGTPLELYDHPANQFVAQFIGMPSMNMVSASAIPSFSAATGGRLPNDGFLGVRPEGLRVHAKQGAPVSDVLGRVELIEALGADTLIHVDVGGVPLIARQNDRTPLQAGDDVAVELDPSVLHLFNREGRSVSV; encoded by the coding sequence ATGGCCTACCTCGAACTCAAGAACATCAAGAAGAGCTTTGGTGACGTCAACATCATCAAGGGCGTCGACCTCGAAATCCGGAAGGGCGAATTCATCGTCTTCGTCGGGCCCTCGGGCTGCGGCAAATCGACGCTGCTGCGCCTGATCGCGGGGCTCGAGCCGATCACCAGCGGCAACCTGCTGCTCGACGGCAAGGACATCACCTGGACGCCTTCGGGCAAGCGAGATCTCGCGATGGTGTTCCAGAGCTATGCGCTGTACCCGCACATGAGCGTGTACGACAACATGTCCTTCGCGCTGAAGCTCGCGGGCGTGGCCAAGGACGAGATCAAGACCAAGGTCGAGTACGCGGCCAAGACGCTGAACCTCACGCAGTACCTGGACCGCACGCCGAAGGATCTGTCGGGTGGCCAGCGCCAGCGCGTGGCCATCGGGCGTGCGATCGTGCGCGCACCGAAGGTGTTCCTGTTCGACGAACCGCTGTCGAACCTCGATGCGGCGCTGCGCGGCAACACCCGTGTCGAGATCCACAAGCTGCACCGCGCGCTCGGCGCGACCACGATCTACGTGACGCACGACCAGGTCGAGGCCATGACGCTGGCCGACCGCGTGGTGGTGCTCAAGGACGGGCTGATCGAGCAGGTCGGCACACCCCTGGAGCTGTACGACCACCCGGCCAACCAGTTCGTCGCGCAGTTCATCGGCATGCCGTCGATGAACATGGTGTCGGCGAGCGCGATTCCGAGTTTCTCCGCAGCCACCGGCGGCCGCCTGCCGAACGACGGCTTCCTCGGCGTGCGCCCCGAAGGCCTGCGCGTGCACGCGAAGCAGGGCGCGCCGGTGTCGGACGTGCTGGGCCGCGTGGAGCTGATCGAGGCGCTCGGTGCCGACACGCTGATCCACGTCGACGTGGGCGGCGTGCCGCTCATCGCGCGCCAGAACGACCGTACGCCCTTGCAAGCGGGCGACGACGTGGCGGTCGAGCTCGACCCGTCGGTGCTGCATCTCTTCAACCGCGAAGGCCGCTCGGTCTCCGTCTGA